The sequence atcattggtttgcgggtttatgtaatggatttattgtattatctttaggtggccgacccaaTTGTTTAGgttctgggttggtataaatatgatgtaagatctcttgtGTAGATCgtggtcatgggttatgggattatatgtgtgtgaataaagttgtaatcatatgcagaggttttggtcaatcataggtgatcaaaatgGGTTTCTGTAAGAGGTTTACGACCTTCGACAttaagcttaaccggaattgtactcaagcataggagatgttattcttgcagttcattcttatttccggattgtagtctgaagatcttttgtagtcagtgaagctcttttgtgatgagaagtgcactctaggttgttggccttcctgcatgtgcaagccccttattgtaatcacataattactccaaaagtatcatctgactgtgggtaggcttcccaccgtgatttttcccttcaccgagttttccacgtacaaatcttggtgttatgtgttgtggatgcatggtatttggtttatggtttatgtttgtgcttaattgatatatctgttattctggtatttggtttatgcattccggtaaaaggttaTGTGTGCTTACAGTTtgataatctgttaacaactgattcgcGCCCCCCGCCCCCCCCACTctgttgttcatcggttatcctaacacatGACTCTCCTAGTCGGGGGTTGTGGAGGTAGGGGATACCTAGAATTTGGAAGGGGAGAATTTAGTGGGTGGAGTGGAAGGCTCCTTGGGAGTGGTCCCTTCCCCTCCATCATCTAATCGGGTTCATGAGGACAAAACTACTCACCCTGCCTTTCCTAGGAACTTGCAAAAAGACTTAGACTCTTTTCTTGGGAGTGACCCTAAGAATCCTTTTGATCTTTTAGGCATTGTTAGGAATTCTGCAATTGACCACTTTAGGATTTTGAAATGGTTGTTTCTAGAGATGAATCAAGTTATTGTTAATATACGGTCCATTAAAAGCAAAATGGTTGCGTTGGAGTAGGGTGATGGTTGAGCTACCTCAGGGGTTGGTGTTGGTAATTTGATATGTGATGAGGAAAAAACTAGGATGCTTTCTATCCTTAAGAGTATTGCCAAAGATGTTTCTCACTTGAAAATGGACTATGGAGGTAGGTTGGGGGTCCTTGAAGTCAAAATAAAGAGAATTGATGACAACCTCAAAAATTTGGTCAACATGAGTTATAAAACCATTAACAATAGTGTTGAAGGGATTAAAAACCTTGTGAATCATTGGCAAAATGTGTAGACTTTGAATTCTGGGGATAACATTGTAATTAACTTGGATTTGGTTGAGAAGGGTAAGTAGGATAAAAATGACAATGATGGTCCATCAACACATACCCATGGGCATCTCAAGAAAATAAGGGAGTAGACAAAGCTCGAACTGCAAGATCCAAGGAACCTATCTTAGAACCTGGACTAGATGGAAGCAGAAGTTGCTGAAGCTTTGAAGATTCTATGTTAGtttatttgctttctttctttgaccTATTGTTTTAGAGGTCTTTTCCTTGTTCGTCTTTTTTGCTATTTTTTAGTTGTGTGTTAGATGTGTGTATTTTGTGTGTTTCTCTTTGTTCTCAGGGTTTcaaagtcccttcaaaacctattttttccttaataaaaaacaattgaaTTTAGAGTTCATAAAAAGAACAATAAATATAATCGTTATCACTTGTTTTATAGTTGCATCTAAGATTCAAATTCCATAAGAATTGCAAACTCACCTGCTTGAGAAATCaactatattttttgcaaatttgaccTTTACTAAACACCAAAATAAATTTCAACAAACATATTATAGGGAAGCTAATTGCCTATATATTTCCTTGCAAACCATGCAATAGAAATATGTGAggagtaaaaaaaaaaattaatttatgacTCACTTCTTCTGTGAAGGGGTTGACTATTCTTTTGCATTCTTGGAGGATAATACTATGCTAAAGGTTTCTCTAGAAAAGAAGAGTGAGGCACTCATTTCAAAGGAGCATATTGGAGGTTGTCCTGAGAGGGGAGATAAGAGGTAAGACATTCAAGTCAAGAGAAGATAAGAAGGAAATAATTAAGTCAAAGAAGTGTCAATAGGAAAATTTTAAGTCGAGTGGTTGGAGGCCATTAAATAGGGTGATATTCTAGCATGATGTAAGGTGTGAAACTTAATTTCGTGCCCAATTATCAACAAGAATATTAGATGTAATGATATCCCTACATGATGTAATGTGAATCCAACAATACTAACCTTTACAAAATAATCTAAAAAACTTTATAAAATCAACATAATACttgaaataaaatttataatttcaaAACAAATGGCAAGTAAGGATATCACGATAGACTCTTAGTGTGCACTTCCATTCTTATTGCCCTTATCTTTCTTTCATCAACTACAATGTTGAGTAGTACAAACTATATGAGATTGTTCCAAAAGAATTGTTCTTCATTAAATTGCTATTCTACTCAATAATGCTGTTGTTAGTTCAATAATAACTATGTGTGATGCTATTGCTACTAACTACCTTAAACATTACTACTGTAACCAATCATTACTAATATTTTAATGACTTTAGAGACTAAGAGAATGATATCCTTGAAAATATTATTATGTGAGAAAATATTAAATAGAGTGGTATCCTTGCATAATGTAAGGTGTGAACCCCATTACTAATCCTTAATCCAAAAaagtaatataataattaaatattttatatggACCATTCAGTATGAGGGATTGGATCCACATCACATCGCAGGATCGAACCACATGGTGGACCCGATATTTCATGTGCTCAGAGCTCCTCACGTTTGGATTTATGTCAGATGTTTCACAGGCATCTTCCTATTCAGAAACTGCAAAGAAATCAACCTAAAACACAAAAAGGGTATTGATGGATTCAATCCAAGCTTTCAGAGGAGGCTATGAAAAACCCCCCAAGATGATATCCTCCACATCAATATGGAAGCGAACTCTTCTATTCTCAGCCATATCAATTCTCGCAGTATGGGCACACTTCAAAACTCCTGCAAAAGCAGTGGACATAATCGTCATAAACACAGCAAAAACAAAAGCAGGGGGGAAACTATTTGAAGCCATAATTGGAGAGGACAAAGGTATCTTTCTTGCAAAACAGGCCAGTGACTTCGTGCAGAATCTTCTCTATTCAAATCCAAAATACCCAAGAAAAAATGTTACACAAATCATTTTATCTATAGACAATTACACAAAAATTGCAGTGACTGATGAATATGTGATACATATCAGTGATGAATATATTGCAGATTATGTTGGAGATTTGGAAGGAGAAATCATGGGTTTGATCTACAGAGAAATGGGTCGTGTTTGGCTATGGAATGGAGGTGGGGAAGCTCCTCTTACTTTGATTGAAGGAATGGCTGAGTATTTGAGATTAAGTGCAGGTCTATACCCATCTCAAACATATAGCAATGCTGAAACTGATCATGGTTCAGATGGACAACAAATGGCAAAGTATTTACAATACTGTGAAAGTGTCAAGAGTGGATTTGTAGCAGAATTTAATGGTAGATTGGAGGAAAAGTGGAATACAGATTTGTTTGCAGAGTTTTCAATGGAGGAGAAGTGGGGAGAGTTTTTAATGTCTGTTACTGCTGCTCAGAGCTCATCTTCTTCTGCCTTCCTTGAAACCCAAAAAAATGTAAACGATGTCTCTCCATTGTTGTAATTATTGGGATGAAGCCAATCATTGAACTGATAAGGTTGGCATCTTTACTTTTTAATGATATATCGATGaatttgtattattttttaatGATATATGGATCAACTTGTAATTGTGCTGATTATATGCGGACGGTGGTTCTGCCAGTGTTCTCCTTGTTGTTCTTTTGGGTCAGTTCTTTGTTTTTTGGCTGTTTCTAATATCAAAAATTTGTACTATTTATCTTGTTAAAATAATGTAATCTTCACTGTCTCCTTTGTCTTTTATTTAGCATTTTTCTTTTTGTTGGATAGAAATAAATATAAATGGAAAATAAATCCTTCCTAGTAAATTTTCTTTTATAAGAGAGCTGTTATACATTGTATTTATAATTAGAATGATTGGATTTAAAAATGAAAGGAGAAAATTGGATAGTTTGTGTTGAGtaaattatttttcaataaagtatttgaataaattgattttttattaatgTAAATGAGAAATGTAATAATGATTGAAATATTAGAGATATGATATATAttatttgtgaattttttattcTATTTGTATATATAAGAAATAATGATATGCTTTGTTAATAATCAATCAATGTCATCGCCATATTTTTATGATGCTTGTATGGTTCGCATTAATGTATTTTTTAAGGCTTACTTTagggttttgttttttctttagcACATGTGTATCGAACAAAGCAATAAAGGCAATACTTTTTTAGATCCTTgttatcattatttatttgtgtaaagatttgtatattaatatattaataataattagatATTATTTTaggaatataaaaaatatttttaagtttAATTATCATATTTTATAATTCTTATTAAAATAAAGAttaaaatttaacaaatataaatatttaattttttaatcataaattttaaaagaaatatcaATTGGCTTTTTAGTTTTCAATATattgcattttacttttattttttataatttagttttacttgaaatttttaacataaaattgaaatttaaacttttaaatttttgatataatttacttttatttttaataatttacttgaaatagatttttatttatttatttatgcaatataataatattttaataactATTTTATTAGTACTTGTGATAGCATAACAAGATTAAAAGAATAATagaataataacataatataatattaaatattattaatatagt is a genomic window of Cryptomeria japonica chromosome 7, Sugi_1.0, whole genome shotgun sequence containing:
- the LOC131071159 gene encoding uncharacterized protein LOC131071159 → MDSIQAFRGGYEKPPKMISSTSIWKRTLLFSAISILAVWAHFKTPAKAVDIIVINTAKTKAGGKLFEAIIGEDKGIFLAKQASDFVQNLLYSNPKYPRKNVTQIILSIDNYTKIAVTDEYVIHISDEYIADYVGDLEGEIMGLIYREMGRVWLWNGGGEAPLTLIEGMAEYLRLSAGLYPSQTYSNAETDHGSDGQQMAKYLQYCESVKSGFVAEFNGRLEEKWNTDLFAEFSMEEKWGEFLMSVTAAQSSSSSAFLETQKNVNDVSPLL